The following are encoded in a window of Clostridia bacterium genomic DNA:
- a CDS encoding TIGR04086 family membrane protein, with translation MSQNVISCKRNLLSESLKAGLFSFIICTFLVLLLALIVKLTQMSSNALPIINQVIKGVSVIAGTIIGIRGSKGLYKGALGAILFVIFTTIIFALLGGKFDWKQIGLDVIMCVLLGGVVGAIRSNKTSKE, from the coding sequence ATGTCGCAGAATGTTATAAGTTGCAAACGCAATCTACTTAGCGAATCGTTAAAAGCAGGGTTGTTCTCCTTTATTATATGTACTTTTTTAGTATTGTTACTGGCTTTAATAGTTAAGTTAACACAAATGTCCTCAAACGCTTTGCCTATTATCAATCAAGTTATCAAAGGCGTAAGCGTAATAGCGGGTACTATTATTGGAATACGAGGTAGCAAAGGACTATATAAAGGGGCGCTTGGCGCAATTCTTTTCGTAATATTTACCACAATTATTTTTGCTTTACTAGGCGGTAAATTTGACTGGAAACAAATTGGGCTTGATGTAATTATGTGCGTGCTACTTGGCGGAGTCGTAGGCGCTATTCGTTCAAATAAGACAAGTAAAGAATAA
- the yajC gene encoding preprotein translocase subunit YajC produces the protein MLLNLLSFLAETKPENKNGWVTWVFLGVVVVLMVVLLIVPQRKQKKQREQMVAKLKVGSSITTIGGIIGTVLDINETNGDMVIETGIDGSKTTMKVVKGALYQVNPDVSEINKEGELPKQEDTVDEIK, from the coding sequence ATGTTATTAAATTTATTATCATTCTTAGCCGAAACTAAGCCCGAAAATAAAAATGGCTGGGTGACTTGGGTATTTCTAGGCGTTGTTGTTGTGTTAATGGTGGTTTTACTTATCGTTCCGCAACGCAAGCAAAAGAAACAACGTGAACAAATGGTAGCTAAGCTTAAAGTTGGTTCGTCAATTACAACTATCGGCGGTATTATTGGCACAGTGCTTGATATCAATGAAACAAATGGCGATATGGTAATTGAAACAGGTATTGACGGTTCTAAAACTACAATGAAAGTTGTAAAAGGCGCTCTTTACCAAGTTAATCCCGACGTAAGCGAAATCAACAAAGAGGGAGAACTTCCCAAGCAAGAAGACACAGTTGACGAGATAAAATAA